A single genomic interval of Lucilia cuprina isolate Lc7/37 chromosome 2, ASM2204524v1, whole genome shotgun sequence harbors:
- the LOC124421156 gene encoding myosin-VIIa-like, which produces MGNTTCNISNFVLTTVYGDYIWIEPATGREFDVAIGARVISAEGRRIQVRDDDGDEIWLSPERRIKAMHASSVQGVEDMISLGDLHEAGILRNLLIRYKDNLIYTYTGSILVAVNPYQILPIYTADQIKLYKERKIGELPPHIFAIGDNAYAHMKRYRQDQCIVISGESGAGKTESTKLILQYLAAISGKHSWIEQQILEANPILEAFGNAKTVRNDNSSRFGKYIDIHFSANGVIEGAKIEQYLLEKSRIVSQNHSERNYHIFYCILAGLSAEEKRRLDLGNAADYK; this is translated from the exons ggTGACTACATCTGGATAGAACCCGCTACGGGCAGAGAATTCGATGTAGCCATTGGTGCTCGTGTCATATCAGCGGAGGGAAGGCGCATACAAGTAcgtgatgatgatggtgatgaaaTATGGTTATCGCCCGAGAGGCGCATTAAAGCAATGCATGCCTCCTCGGTGCAAGGTGTGGAAGACATGATCTCGTTGGGAGATCTACATGAAGCgggaattttaagaaatttactaATACGTTACaaagataatttaatatat ACCTACACCGGTTCCATTTTGGTGGCTGTTAATCCCTATCAAATATTACCCATCTATACGGCCGatcaaataaaactatataaagaGCGTAAGATAGGAGAATTGCCACCGCATATATTTGCTATAGGCGACAATGCCTATGCTCATATGAAACGTTATCGCCAGGATCAATGTATAGTGATATCGGGTGAATCAGGTGCCGGTAAGACGGAGagcacaaaattaattttacaatatcTAGCAGCCATTAGTGGTAAACACTCCTGGATTGAACAGCAGATATTAGAAGCTAATCCTATATTGGAGGCTTTTGGTAATGCTAAGACTGTAAGAAATGATAATTCCTCTAG ATTTGGCAAATATATTGATATACATTTTAGTGCGAATGGTGTTATTGAGGGAGCCAAAATCGAACAATATCTTTTAGAGAAATCTCGTATTGTTTCACAGAATCATAGTGAACGTAATTatcatatattttattgtatattggCGGGTTTATCGGCCGAAGAGAAGAGACGTTTAGATTTGGGCAATGCAGCGGATTATAAGTAA